AGGGTATCGTAATAGTCACCATCCAGGGCTGCATTTTTCTTGGCAGCACGCTGGATACGTTCTTTTACATTTCGCAGGATATGGGATGGCAGTTCATATTGGCTGTCGGCTTGCAGCACCGCGACGATAACTTTGCGTAGGCCAAGCTCGATCTGTTCAATCTGTTCGTCCAGCTCCCGGAGCTGTACCGGCAGATCAAGCCGCTCCTTGACCAGCAGGGTTTCAATGGCCTCCTGGAAAGTCCGCTGCCGTTCAGCAATAAATTCCTCAAAATCCTCAGCAGTAAAGGGATCACGGAGGAGGATGGCCAGGGCAGCAGGTGAGATACAATGCGACTCCAGTATGGAGCGAACTGCTGCTTCACCATTTTCTGCTATCAGGTCCGGCAGGTATTGGTTGGGAAGCCTGTCACTGATGACATGACGGTTTGTTTCTGCACTTAAGGGGGTACGGTTCAATATGGTGTCTATCACCTTCCCCTGAAGGTGTTCTGCTCCCCATTTTTTCGGGACTATATGATGGTCGTCGAGATCGTCAGCCAGGGTTACATTACCAGACATCCAGTCCCTTGCCCCCATCAGAACCAACAGGTTGAAAAGGCCGTTATAGACGGAAGTTCCTCGCTTGGTCTCCTTGCGAAATTCCAGCGTCTTAAACCGCGTTTTAAACTCGGTGATAAGCGGAGGCTCTGCGTTGTCATCCTGGAGCCAGGCTTTCATATCCATAAAATCACGGGCACTGGTTGACTCCACCGACCCTGAATAACGGTTGGTAAATACGGAGGCCCAGTACCAATGCCGGGCCTTGCGCTGTGCATCCAGGCGCTGCGATGCCTGGATGGTTTTTATATGGGCCTGGATAGACGCAAAAACGGGAAGGATGGAAACATAGGGGAGATACTTTGAAGAGATTGCCGCGAACTCATGAGGGTGCTGCAGGAGTTTGATAGCTGCCTGAAGGGCATCAACAGCATTATGCCATCGACCTTCAAAATCTTGGGCATCAGTTATCAGAACTTCTTTACGTCTTGTCCCGTCTGGATCACGTACCGGCTTTTCCTGGCCTGGCAGGAGAAAATAAAGGTATTTAGGTGAGCAGTAAGATTGACGGAGAATCGACATCACCTGGAGAATATAGACATTCATCTTCTCCGTTTCGACAAACTCCAGGCGGGAGGCAGCTGCACGCCACATATGCTTTAA
The DNA window shown above is from Desulfomarina profundi and carries:
- a CDS encoding GmrSD restriction endonuclease domain-containing protein, whose amino-acid sequence is MKDAQKPDHVSLNTLIMRLREGQFVIPDFQREFEWKPWDIKELMRSIFLDYYIGSLLLWKGKQENFNALSCERIYGYPKGNGNPVHIVLDGQQRLTAMYYAFLAPDVNLPNRANRALYFVHVDKFMAEEYDDAFNYDWLTRRWSKIIDNPEVQYEQHIFPLAIMGAGGWELPNWVQGYEQFWKNRTQEAEEAGDADAIEMAAKSTENAHLFGEHLKGITEQYQVAYIELDQDLAVDKVCDIFTQINSKGIRLDAFDLINALLKPKGLQLKHMWRAAASRLEFVETEKMNVYILQVMSILRQSYCSPKYLYFLLPGQEKPVRDPDGTRRKEVLITDAQDFEGRWHNAVDALQAAIKLLQHPHEFAAISSKYLPYVSILPVFASIQAHIKTIQASQRLDAQRKARHWYWASVFTNRYSGSVESTSARDFMDMKAWLQDDNAEPPLITEFKTRFKTLEFRKETKRGTSVYNGLFNLLVLMGARDWMSGNVTLADDLDDHHIVPKKWGAEHLQGKVIDTILNRTPLSAETNRHVISDRLPNQYLPDLIAENGEAAVRSILESHCISPAALAILLRDPFTAEDFEEFIAERQRTFQEAIETLLVKERLDLPVQLRELDEQIEQIELGLRKVIVAVLQADSQYELPSHILRNVKERIQRAAKKNAALDGDYYDTLEGKMEFCDLRELHDAIKTKALWPQFQPRFVNKETLNIKFGQLAELRNAIRHSRSADEITRKEGEAAILWFAKVLK